The window GGATCATTGTTTGATAAATGACTACATACTATATTTGCGTCTTTCATAAACTCATCTAGGATTATTTCTTGAAAATCCCCTTTGTCAAATTCCCATTGATCTTTCTGACATTCATCTAATACTCCCAAGTGTATATCTATAATGGTTTTCTTtagatttctttttttttttggagaacaTATACGTTTTCCTCGTctgtacattatatatttataatgaatGTCATCCTTGGTATCTTCTAAATTATCGTGTTCTATGATGTTACTagttttttccaaatgggtaCGATTTAATCGTATTTcctgcaattttttgtgatgtctttccttttttttattgccaaATAGTAGTCCAAAAGAAGTATACTACATTatagaaaaacattttaattaagatgaattgttataataacaataatgattattataatttcaatatatgtattttattttaccttgctaagaaggaaaataactGTGATAAAGCCTACAAGAACTGGGATAACAGAAGAGTATTGAAACATAGATGTATCTTCTTCAAGTGCACTCTTAGATTTGTTTTCAGTAGGCGTCGAATTACGTCCTGATCTAGTATGAAGTGAATTTTGCATTTGATATGCACTTGTTTGtgtttgtatatttttgtcTTGTGGGGATCTTGCAGAAACTACCGCTAATGAATTATCCACAGCATGATTTTTTGAAGATTGAGAGTGAACCAcagcagaagaagcaacaGGAATAGAAGCAGGAGAAACAACACTATTCTGTAATGACAAAAGAATTGCTggtattttttgttcatctaTAGGCTTAGTGACATCTATTCGACTACGTTGAATTCCTCTATATACATTTTCTAATGATTGATTTTCTTTATCTGGATCTTTTATGCTTTTACTATTTGGAGTTGtagaaatattattaaaatataatgtatcaGTGATAATTGGAGCTTCTCCCAACTCTGGAATAAcataattcttattttttttatattcatgcTCTACATAACgtgtttttgttttgctttggAGAATAGATACATCATCCTGATTTTTTGGTACTATAT of the Plasmodium vivax scf_4692 genomic scaffold, whole genome shotgun sequence genome contains:
- a CDS encoding Pvstp1, truncated, putative (encoded by transcript PVX_166265A; 5' and 3' truncations due to small contig ends.); protein product: EYVLPVNIVPKNQDDVSILQSKTKTRYVEHEYKKNKNYVIPELGEAPIITDTLYFNNISTTPNSKSIKDPDKENQSLENVYRGIQRSRIDVTKPIDEQKIPAILLSLQNSVVSPASIPVASSAVVHSQSSKNHAVDNSLAVVSARSPQDKNIQTQTSAYQMQNSLHTRSGRNSTPTENKSKSALEEDTSMFQYSSVIPVLVGFITVIFLLSKYTSFGLLFGNKKKERHHKKLQEIRLNRTHLEKTSNIIEHDNLEDTKDDIHYKYIMYRRGKRICSPKKKRNLKKTIIDIHLGVLDECQKDQWEFDKGDFQEIILDEFMKDANIVCSHLSNNDP